The following are from one region of the Phormidium sp. PBR-2020 genome:
- a CDS encoding FtsQ-type POTRA domain-containing protein, translating to MPSSPMTPLPPHTLQQRRRRLRTRRQRRRVGMLWRLLIVGSAASSSLWLLSHPNWVIQSPEDVHISGNQWLPDALVRDQLPLSYPETLVQLSPQAIANRLENNLPITTAGVKRQLLPPRLIIQIQERSPVAVALLPPKTDPQGVSQEQVGLLDAEGLWVPVETRNLLQQLPALPPLRVRGARQVYEQSWPQVYAALKASPVEVTEIDWRDPSRVMLQTQELGLVHLGSLGDRFSEQLQALDGLRNLPQEVDMSEVEYIDLQNPESPYLYKRSSGPSQSLSGD from the coding sequence TTGCCTTCCTCTCCCATGACTCCCCTCCCCCCTCACACTCTCCAACAACGGCGCCGCCGTCTTCGCACCCGCCGACAACGCCGACGGGTGGGAATGCTTTGGAGACTGCTCATTGTCGGCAGTGCCGCCAGCAGTTCCCTTTGGTTGCTCTCTCATCCCAATTGGGTCATTCAGAGTCCCGAAGATGTCCATATCTCGGGCAATCAATGGCTGCCGGATGCCTTAGTTCGTGACCAATTACCCCTGTCCTATCCAGAAACCTTAGTGCAACTGAGTCCTCAGGCCATTGCCAATCGTTTAGAAAATAACCTGCCCATCACAACAGCAGGGGTCAAACGTCAACTGTTGCCGCCACGACTGATCATCCAGATTCAGGAACGTTCCCCTGTCGCCGTAGCCCTACTCCCCCCTAAAACCGACCCTCAGGGTGTCTCTCAAGAGCAAGTCGGACTCCTCGACGCTGAGGGGCTTTGGGTTCCTGTCGAGACTCGTAATTTATTGCAGCAATTGCCCGCGCTTCCCCCCTTGCGAGTTCGGGGCGCTAGACAAGTTTATGAACAGTCCTGGCCCCAAGTTTATGCCGCTCTCAAGGCGAGTCCGGTGGAGGTGACTGAAATTGACTGGCGCGATCCCAGCCGGGTGATGCTACAGACACAGGAACTCGGACTCGTTCACCTCGGGAGTTTGGGCGATCGCTTCTCCGAACAACTCCAAGCCCTCGATGGCCTGCGGAATCTTCCCCAAGAGGTTGACATGAGTGAAGTCGAGTATATCGACCTGCAAAATCCTGAGTCTCCCTACTTGTACAAACGCTCTAGCGGCCCGAGTCAGTCTCTATCTGGTGATTGA
- the ftsZ gene encoding cell division protein FtsZ, with translation MTSNSQLASHPTPPSEGQSNFPAAADNPNPFGNAGLYGERSEDRRVPQETPTPASIQPSNEAKIKVIGVGGGGGNAVNRMIASELSGIEFWTVNTDAQSLVHATSAKRMQIGQKITRGLGAGGNPAIGQKAAEECRDELMAALEGADLVFITAGMGGGTGTGAAPIVAELAKEAGALTVGIVTRPFLFEGRRRSEQAKQGIEALQSRVDTLIVIPNDKLLAVIPEQTPVQEAFRYADEILRQGVQGISDIITIPGLVNVDFADIRAVMADAGSAMMGIGQGSGKSRAREAAAAAISSPLLEASIEGAQGVVFNITGGMDLTLHEVTAAAETIYEVVDPNANIIFGAVLDERMQGEVKMTVIATGFSGQSQGYDANRMAQTPEPTRSSDYIPPAPRDPVGSPPPRFGVGLDIPEFLQRRRGRE, from the coding sequence ATGACCTCAAACAGTCAACTCGCGTCGCATCCAACCCCCCCTTCTGAGGGGCAATCGAATTTTCCAGCCGCCGCAGATAACCCTAACCCCTTCGGCAACGCGGGCTTGTATGGAGAGCGTTCTGAAGACCGGCGAGTCCCCCAGGAAACCCCCACTCCCGCTTCAATTCAGCCCAGTAATGAGGCGAAAATTAAGGTCATCGGCGTTGGCGGTGGCGGCGGAAATGCTGTCAACCGCATGATTGCCTCGGAACTCTCGGGGATCGAGTTTTGGACGGTGAACACCGACGCTCAGTCGTTGGTTCATGCCACCTCCGCCAAACGGATGCAAATTGGGCAAAAAATTACCCGAGGCCTCGGTGCAGGCGGCAATCCTGCCATTGGCCAGAAGGCGGCTGAAGAATGCCGCGATGAACTTATGGCTGCCCTCGAAGGGGCCGATTTGGTCTTTATTACAGCGGGAATGGGGGGCGGAACAGGCACTGGGGCCGCCCCGATTGTGGCTGAGTTGGCGAAGGAAGCCGGTGCGTTGACGGTGGGGATTGTCACCCGTCCCTTCTTGTTTGAAGGCCGCCGCCGTTCCGAACAGGCCAAACAGGGGATTGAAGCCCTCCAAAGCCGGGTCGATACCCTGATTGTGATTCCTAATGATAAGTTGTTGGCGGTGATTCCTGAACAAACCCCGGTTCAAGAAGCCTTCCGCTATGCCGATGAAATTCTGCGTCAGGGGGTTCAGGGGATTTCCGATATTATTACCATCCCCGGCTTGGTGAATGTGGACTTTGCCGATATTCGGGCCGTCATGGCTGATGCGGGTTCAGCCATGATGGGAATTGGCCAAGGATCTGGCAAGTCTCGCGCCCGAGAAGCAGCGGCAGCGGCCATTTCCTCCCCCTTGTTAGAAGCTTCTATTGAAGGCGCTCAAGGGGTGGTCTTTAATATCACTGGGGGCATGGATTTAACCCTGCATGAGGTGACGGCGGCGGCGGAAACCATCTATGAGGTGGTTGATCCCAATGCCAATATCATCTTTGGGGCAGTTTTGGATGAACGGATGCAAGGGGAAGTGAAAATGACCGTGATTGCAACCGGTTTTTCTGGGCAGAGTCAGGGCTATGATGCCAATCGCATGGCCCAAACCCCGGAACCGACCCGTTCAAGTGATTATATTCCGCCAGCCCCCCGAGATCCCGTCGGTTCACCTCCCCCTCGTTTTGGGGTGGGCCTCGATATTCCTGAATTCCTGCAACGACGGCGGGGACGGGAATAA